The Paenibacillus sophorae genome has a segment encoding these proteins:
- the bshA gene encoding N-acetyl-alpha-D-glucosaminyl L-malate synthase BshA: protein MDRLLKIGITCYPSLGGSGVVATELGKLLAEKGHEVHFITHSVPFRLGTFQKNIFYHEVEVNDYYVFRYPPYDLALATKMAQVAKMEKLDLLHVHYAVPHAVCAFLAKQMVGGHVKVVTTLHGTDITVLGQDESLKDLIRLGINESDAVTAVSQDLINETRRVLDITDEIDLTYNFVDKRVYYPRDVSDLRGDFASPNEKILMHISNFRPVKRVGDVVDIFARVAKEVPARLLLVGEGPELPKIQAKIAEMGIEDKVRFLGKQDEIAQVISLADVLLLPSEKESFGLVALEAMACGVPTVGSQAGGIPELVLHGETGFLGPIGDTATMAEYAVRLLSDEALAQRFRKACLERAREDFCKDAITDQYESIYYRVLDRRVTKAVR, encoded by the coding sequence ATGGACCGGTTGTTGAAAATAGGCATTACCTGTTATCCGTCTCTCGGCGGTTCCGGCGTAGTGGCCACTGAACTGGGGAAGCTGCTGGCTGAAAAGGGCCATGAGGTTCATTTTATTACTCACAGCGTTCCGTTCCGTCTGGGGACGTTTCAGAAAAATATATTCTATCACGAGGTCGAAGTTAACGACTACTACGTGTTCAGGTATCCGCCCTATGATCTTGCCCTGGCGACAAAGATGGCCCAGGTAGCCAAGATGGAGAAGCTGGATCTGCTTCATGTCCACTATGCGGTTCCGCATGCCGTCTGCGCCTTTTTGGCCAAGCAAATGGTGGGCGGGCATGTCAAAGTGGTGACGACGCTTCACGGGACAGATATAACGGTGCTGGGCCAGGACGAATCGCTGAAGGATCTGATCCGGCTTGGCATCAATGAAAGCGACGCGGTAACGGCGGTGTCGCAGGATCTTATCAATGAGACGCGCCGGGTGCTTGATATTACGGACGAGATCGATCTGACCTACAATTTTGTAGACAAGCGGGTATATTATCCGAGAGATGTTTCTGATCTAAGAGGGGATTTTGCGTCTCCAAATGAAAAAATTTTGATGCATATTTCCAATTTCAGGCCGGTCAAGCGTGTTGGAGATGTGGTGGATATTTTTGCCAGAGTCGCCAAGGAAGTTCCGGCTCGTCTTCTGCTTGTCGGAGAGGGGCCTGAGCTTCCGAAGATTCAGGCTAAGATCGCGGAAATGGGAATAGAGGACAAGGTGCGGTTTCTTGGCAAGCAGGATGAAATCGCCCAGGTGATTTCGCTTGCGGATGTGCTGCTGCTTCCTTCGGAGAAAGAGAGCTTCGGGCTTGTAGCCCTGGAAGCGATGGCCTGCGGCGTGCCGACGGTCGGATCGCAGGCGGGGGGAATACCCGAATTGGTGCTGCATGGCGAGACCGGATTTCTGGGGCCGATCGGCGATACGGCAACCATGGCGGAGTACGCTGTCCGGCTGCTGTCGGACGAGGCTCTTGCACAGAGGTTCCGCAAAGCATGCCTGGAGCGTGCGAGAGAGGATTTCTGTAAGGATGCCATTACCGATCAATACGAAAGTATCTATTACCGTGTACTGGACCGCAGGGTGACGAAAGCGGTCCGATAA
- the bshB1 gene encoding bacillithiol biosynthesis deacetylase BshB1, translated as MKLDILVFGAHADDAEIGMAGTIAKQTAAGFKVGLCDLTAAEMSSNGTVESRKEEAARAAGVLGASSRTNLGLPDRGLRLTGDQLEAVTAEIRRCSPDIVFAPYWEDRHPDHVACSRLVEEAVFNAKLRRYMPSLKAVKAPQLYFYFINDLGRTDLVVDVTDKYGLKESALSCYISQFQKLPGEDIVATPLNDGYIERVRSRDMLVGQRRGFSYAEGFASKVPYAVDLFKG; from the coding sequence ATGAAGCTCGATATTCTCGTATTCGGCGCCCACGCCGACGATGCGGAGATCGGTATGGCCGGAACGATTGCCAAGCAAACGGCGGCCGGCTTTAAGGTCGGGCTTTGCGATCTGACCGCAGCGGAAATGTCTTCCAACGGTACGGTGGAGAGCCGCAAAGAGGAAGCCGCCCGGGCTGCAGGCGTGCTCGGCGCTTCATCGCGCACCAATTTGGGGCTGCCCGACCGGGGACTGCGCCTGACGGGGGATCAGCTTGAGGCGGTAACGGCGGAGATCCGCCGCTGCTCGCCGGATATCGTGTTCGCTCCCTATTGGGAAGACCGCCATCCCGACCATGTGGCCTGCAGCAGGCTCGTGGAGGAGGCGGTTTTTAATGCGAAGCTTCGCCGGTATATGCCGTCGCTGAAGGCGGTGAAGGCGCCGCAGCTTTACTTTTACTTCATCAACGATTTGGGGCGTACGGATCTTGTAGTTGATGTAACCGATAAATACGGACTCAAGGAATCCGCCTTGTCCTGCTATATTTCCCAATTTCAGAAGCTGCCGGGAGAAGATATCGTGGCGACACCGCTGAACGATGGCTATATCGAGCGGGTCCGTTCCAGAGATATGCTGGTAGGACAGCGCAGAGGATTTTCTTATGCCGAGGGCTTTGCTTCAAAAGTTCCGTATGCCGTTGATTTATTCAAGGGATAA
- the mgsA gene encoding methylglyoxal synthase → MKIAFIAHDRKKDEMVNFVTAYEHVFQGHEMYSTGTTGQRIMEATSLNIHRFMSGPLGGDQQIGALVAQDELDLIIFLRDPLMAQPHEPDISALLRLCDVYGIPVATNIATAEILVKAIDRGDFAWRDLVHKYKPGIEE, encoded by the coding sequence ATGAAGATTGCATTTATTGCGCATGACCGGAAGAAAGATGAAATGGTTAATTTTGTAACCGCTTATGAGCATGTGTTTCAGGGGCATGAAATGTACTCGACCGGCACGACCGGGCAGCGTATTATGGAAGCGACCAGCTTAAACATTCACCGCTTCATGTCGGGCCCTCTCGGGGGCGACCAGCAGATCGGCGCTCTTGTTGCGCAGGACGAGCTGGATTTGATTATTTTTCTGCGCGATCCGCTGATGGCTCAGCCGCATGAACCGGATATTTCGGCTCTGCTGCGGTTATGTGACGTGTACGGGATTCCGGTGGCGACCAATATCGCGACTGCGGAAATTCTGGTCAAGGCGATCGACCGCGGCGATTTCGCCTGGCGGGACCTGGTGCATAAGTACAAGCCTGGTATTGAAGAATGA
- the dapB gene encoding 4-hydroxy-tetrahydrodipicolinate reductase, which translates to MKNKIRVVVSGAGGRMGREVVKLVLQDEELTLAAAVDHSLHDIDAGLLVGLPEAGISVTRDLEAALSAGADVLVDFTIPQSAYSNTAAAIKYGVRPVIGTTGFTPEQIEELDKQCQEQGIGGLIAPNFSIGAILMMKFAAQAAKYFPNLEIIEYHGDQKLDAPSGTAIKTAELIAEAREELRQGNPQEEETIEGARGGYYNGFRIHSVRLPGVFAQQEVVFGSFGQTLKIRHDSYERAGYMPGVKLGIEKVMGYTGIIYGFDHFIE; encoded by the coding sequence ATGAAAAATAAAATCAGAGTCGTAGTTTCAGGAGCCGGCGGCCGGATGGGCAGGGAAGTCGTTAAGCTGGTTCTGCAGGATGAAGAGCTGACGCTTGCCGCCGCAGTGGACCATTCGCTGCATGATATCGATGCAGGCCTGCTGGTTGGGCTCCCGGAAGCGGGAATATCGGTAACGAGGGATCTCGAAGCCGCGCTGTCTGCCGGCGCGGATGTGCTGGTCGATTTTACGATACCGCAGTCTGCTTATTCCAACACGGCTGCGGCGATCAAATATGGTGTGAGGCCGGTTATCGGTACGACCGGCTTTACGCCCGAGCAGATTGAAGAATTGGACAAGCAGTGCCAGGAACAGGGAATAGGCGGATTGATCGCCCCGAATTTCTCAATTGGAGCGATCCTGATGATGAAGTTTGCGGCGCAGGCGGCAAAATACTTTCCTAATTTGGAGATTATTGAGTATCATGGAGACCAGAAGCTGGATGCGCCCTCAGGCACAGCCATCAAGACGGCTGAGTTGATTGCCGAGGCTCGCGAGGAACTGCGGCAGGGCAACCCGCAGGAGGAGGAAACCATCGAAGGCGCTCGTGGCGGCTACTATAACGGTTTTCGGATCCACAGCGTGCGGCTCCCGGGTGTATTTGCGCAGCAGGAGGTTGTCTTCGGCAGCTTCGGCCAGACGCTGAAGATCCGCCACGATTCCTATGAGCGTGCGGGGTATATGCCCGGGGTCAAGCTGGGGATCGAAAAAGTCATGGGATATACCGGAATAATATACGGGTTTGATCACTTTATCGAATAA